A section of the Sebastes fasciatus isolate fSebFas1 chromosome 21, fSebFas1.pri, whole genome shotgun sequence genome encodes:
- the klhl15 gene encoding kelch-like protein 15 isoform X1, translating to MSEGGRGAWSQRSCREPGKHKHRKCERPLSTQPSKPVIVRPGSKRCVMSGADVEVYLSQVHDGSVSSGFRALYEERLLLDVTLLIEEHHFQAHKALLATQSDYFRVMFTADMRERDQDKIHMKGLTAAGFGHILRFMYYGSLELSMPTVQEILQAAMYVQLTEAVEFCCSFLLAKICLENCAEVMRLLEDFSVGVEGVQEQLDNFLLENFVPLMSRPDFLSYLSLERLQAYLNSDALSRFPEIELYEAVQSWLRHDRRRWRHTDTIVQSIRFCLMTPANIFEKVKTSEFYRYSRQLRQEVDQALSYFHDVNQQPLVETRSNRIRSVRPQTAVFRGMIGHSMVNSKILLLQRPKVWWELEGPQVPLRPDCLAIVNNFAFLLGGEELGPDGEFHASSKVYRYDPRQNSWLRMADMSVPRSEFAVGVIGKFIYAVAGRTRDETFYSTERYDITEDRWEFVDPYPVNKYGHEGTVLSGKLYITGGITSSSTSKQVCVFDPGREAGGGGGGGGGGGGGGGGGGGGGGGGGGGGGGGGGGGGGGGGGGSSGGSDAHRTRAGRGPLLPGTHASCWENKSKMNYARCFHKMISHNGKLYVFGGVCVILRASFESQGCPSTEVYDPDTDEWTILASMPIGRSGHGVAVLDRQIMVLGGLCYNGHYSDSILTFDPDENKWKEDEYPRMPCKLDGLQVCSLHFPEYVLEHVRRCS from the exons AACCagggaaacacaaacacaggaaatGCGAGCGGCCCCTTAGCACTCAGCCGTCAAAGCCTGTGATTGTTCGCCCGGGCTCCAAAAG GTGTGTTATGTCGGGGGCAGATGTGGAGGTGTACCTGTCCCAGGTGCACGATGGGAGTGTGTCGTCGGGCTTCCGGGCGCTGTACGAGGAGCGTCTGCTGCTGGATGTCACGCTGTTGATAGAGGAGCACCACTTCCAG GCCCACAAGGCGCTTCTGGCCACCCAGAGCGACTACTTCCGGGTCATGTTCACAGCAGACATGAGGGAGAGGGACCAGGACAAGATCCACATGAAGGGGCTGACAGCCGCTGGGTTCGGCCACATCCTCCGATTCATGTACTACGGCTCCCTGGAGCTCAGCATGCCCACCGTCCAAGAGATCCTACAG GCGGCCATGTACGTCCAGCTGACGGAGGCGGTGGAGTTCTGCTGCTCCTTCCTGCTGGCCAAGATCTGTCTGGAGAACTGCGCCGAGGTCATGCGCCTCCTGGAGGACTTCAGCGTGGGCGTGGAGGGCGTCCAGGAGCAGCTCGACAACTTCCTACTCGAGAACTTTGTCCCCCTCATGAGCCGACCCGACTTCCTGTCCTACCTCAGCCTCGAGAGACTGCAG GCGTACCTGAACAGCGACGCTCTGAGTCGCTTCCCAGAAATCGAGCTGTATGAAGCTGTCCAGTCGTGGCTGCGACACGACCGGCGGCGCTGGAGGCACACCGACACCATCGTGCAGTCCATCCGCTTCTGCCTCATGACTCCCGCCAACATCTTTGAGAAG GTGAAGACGTCAGAGTTCTACCGTTACTCCCGACAGCTGCGGCAGGAGGTGGATCAGGCGCTCAGCTACTTCCATGATGTCAACCAGCAGCCTCTGGTGGAGACGCGCTCCAACCGCATCCGCTCCGTCCGCCCGCAGACCGCCGTCTTCAGGGGAATGATCGGTCACAGTATGGTCAACAGCAAGATCCTGCTACTGCAGCGCCCAAAG GTGTGGTGGGAGCTGGAGGGACCTCAGGTGCCGCTGCGACCCGACTGCCTGGCTATCGTTAACAACTTTGCCTTCCTGTTGGGCGGAGAGGAGCTCGGGCCGGACGGGGAGTTTCACGCCTCCTCCAAAGTCTACCGCTATGACCCTCGACAGAACTCCTGGCTACGCATGGCTGACATGTCTGTTCCCAG GTCAGAGTTTGCTGTGGGCGTCATCGGCAAGTTCATTTACGCCGTAGCGGGCCGCACGCGAGACGAGACCTTCTATTCCACAGAGCGCTATGACATCACAGAGGACCGCTGGGAGTTCGTGGACCCGTATCCTGTAAACAAGTACGGTCACGAGGGGACGGTGCTCAGCGGGAAACTGTACATCACCGGCggcatcacctcctcctccacctccaaaCAGGTGTGCGTGTTCGATCCAGGGCGGGAGGCAGGAGGCGGgggaggaggcggcggcggaggaggaggaggaggaggcggaggaggaggaggaggcggaggaggcggaggaggaggaggaggaggaggaggcggaggaggaggaggaggtggaggaggcagCTCAGGCGGGTCAGACGCACACAGGACACGCGCCGGCCGAGGCCCGCTGCTGCCCGGCACCCACGCCAGCTGCTGGGAGAACAAATCCAAAATGAACTACGCCCGTTGCTTCCACAAGATGATCTCTCACAACGGGAAGCTGTACGTGTTCGGAGGCGTGTGCGTGATCCTGCGGGCTTCCTTCGAGTCGCAGGGCTGCCCGTCCACCGAGGTTTACGACCCGGACACCGACGAGTGGACCATCCTCGCCTCCATGCCCATTGGGCGCAGCGGCCACGGGGTGGCGGTGTTGGACAGGCAGATCATGGTGCTGGGCGGTCTGTGTTACAACGGCCACTACAGTGACTCCATCCTCACCTTCGACCCCGACGAAAACAAGTGGAAGGAGGACGAGTATCCCAGGATGCCTTGCAAACTGGACGGTCTGCAGGTGTGCAGTCTGCACTTCCCAGAGTATGTGCTAGAGCACGTGAGACGCTGCAGCTGA
- the klhl15 gene encoding kelch-like protein 15 isoform X2 — MPVANQRCVMSGADVEVYLSQVHDGSVSSGFRALYEERLLLDVTLLIEEHHFQAHKALLATQSDYFRVMFTADMRERDQDKIHMKGLTAAGFGHILRFMYYGSLELSMPTVQEILQAAMYVQLTEAVEFCCSFLLAKICLENCAEVMRLLEDFSVGVEGVQEQLDNFLLENFVPLMSRPDFLSYLSLERLQAYLNSDALSRFPEIELYEAVQSWLRHDRRRWRHTDTIVQSIRFCLMTPANIFEKVKTSEFYRYSRQLRQEVDQALSYFHDVNQQPLVETRSNRIRSVRPQTAVFRGMIGHSMVNSKILLLQRPKVWWELEGPQVPLRPDCLAIVNNFAFLLGGEELGPDGEFHASSKVYRYDPRQNSWLRMADMSVPRSEFAVGVIGKFIYAVAGRTRDETFYSTERYDITEDRWEFVDPYPVNKYGHEGTVLSGKLYITGGITSSSTSKQVCVFDPGREAGGGGGGGGGGGGGGGGGGGGGGGGGGGGGGGGGGGGGGGGGGSSGGSDAHRTRAGRGPLLPGTHASCWENKSKMNYARCFHKMISHNGKLYVFGGVCVILRASFESQGCPSTEVYDPDTDEWTILASMPIGRSGHGVAVLDRQIMVLGGLCYNGHYSDSILTFDPDENKWKEDEYPRMPCKLDGLQVCSLHFPEYVLEHVRRCS, encoded by the exons ATGCCCGTGGCCAATCAGAG GTGTGTTATGTCGGGGGCAGATGTGGAGGTGTACCTGTCCCAGGTGCACGATGGGAGTGTGTCGTCGGGCTTCCGGGCGCTGTACGAGGAGCGTCTGCTGCTGGATGTCACGCTGTTGATAGAGGAGCACCACTTCCAG GCCCACAAGGCGCTTCTGGCCACCCAGAGCGACTACTTCCGGGTCATGTTCACAGCAGACATGAGGGAGAGGGACCAGGACAAGATCCACATGAAGGGGCTGACAGCCGCTGGGTTCGGCCACATCCTCCGATTCATGTACTACGGCTCCCTGGAGCTCAGCATGCCCACCGTCCAAGAGATCCTACAG GCGGCCATGTACGTCCAGCTGACGGAGGCGGTGGAGTTCTGCTGCTCCTTCCTGCTGGCCAAGATCTGTCTGGAGAACTGCGCCGAGGTCATGCGCCTCCTGGAGGACTTCAGCGTGGGCGTGGAGGGCGTCCAGGAGCAGCTCGACAACTTCCTACTCGAGAACTTTGTCCCCCTCATGAGCCGACCCGACTTCCTGTCCTACCTCAGCCTCGAGAGACTGCAG GCGTACCTGAACAGCGACGCTCTGAGTCGCTTCCCAGAAATCGAGCTGTATGAAGCTGTCCAGTCGTGGCTGCGACACGACCGGCGGCGCTGGAGGCACACCGACACCATCGTGCAGTCCATCCGCTTCTGCCTCATGACTCCCGCCAACATCTTTGAGAAG GTGAAGACGTCAGAGTTCTACCGTTACTCCCGACAGCTGCGGCAGGAGGTGGATCAGGCGCTCAGCTACTTCCATGATGTCAACCAGCAGCCTCTGGTGGAGACGCGCTCCAACCGCATCCGCTCCGTCCGCCCGCAGACCGCCGTCTTCAGGGGAATGATCGGTCACAGTATGGTCAACAGCAAGATCCTGCTACTGCAGCGCCCAAAG GTGTGGTGGGAGCTGGAGGGACCTCAGGTGCCGCTGCGACCCGACTGCCTGGCTATCGTTAACAACTTTGCCTTCCTGTTGGGCGGAGAGGAGCTCGGGCCGGACGGGGAGTTTCACGCCTCCTCCAAAGTCTACCGCTATGACCCTCGACAGAACTCCTGGCTACGCATGGCTGACATGTCTGTTCCCAG GTCAGAGTTTGCTGTGGGCGTCATCGGCAAGTTCATTTACGCCGTAGCGGGCCGCACGCGAGACGAGACCTTCTATTCCACAGAGCGCTATGACATCACAGAGGACCGCTGGGAGTTCGTGGACCCGTATCCTGTAAACAAGTACGGTCACGAGGGGACGGTGCTCAGCGGGAAACTGTACATCACCGGCggcatcacctcctcctccacctccaaaCAGGTGTGCGTGTTCGATCCAGGGCGGGAGGCAGGAGGCGGgggaggaggcggcggcggaggaggaggaggaggaggcggaggaggaggaggaggcggaggaggcggaggaggaggaggaggaggaggaggcggaggaggaggaggaggtggaggaggcagCTCAGGCGGGTCAGACGCACACAGGACACGCGCCGGCCGAGGCCCGCTGCTGCCCGGCACCCACGCCAGCTGCTGGGAGAACAAATCCAAAATGAACTACGCCCGTTGCTTCCACAAGATGATCTCTCACAACGGGAAGCTGTACGTGTTCGGAGGCGTGTGCGTGATCCTGCGGGCTTCCTTCGAGTCGCAGGGCTGCCCGTCCACCGAGGTTTACGACCCGGACACCGACGAGTGGACCATCCTCGCCTCCATGCCCATTGGGCGCAGCGGCCACGGGGTGGCGGTGTTGGACAGGCAGATCATGGTGCTGGGCGGTCTGTGTTACAACGGCCACTACAGTGACTCCATCCTCACCTTCGACCCCGACGAAAACAAGTGGAAGGAGGACGAGTATCCCAGGATGCCTTGCAAACTGGACGGTCTGCAGGTGTGCAGTCTGCACTTCCCAGAGTATGTGCTAGAGCACGTGAGACGCTGCAGCTGA